Proteins co-encoded in one Pocillopora verrucosa isolate sample1 chromosome 1, ASM3666991v2, whole genome shotgun sequence genomic window:
- the LOC131796456 gene encoding uncharacterized protein, producing MTGLRKLAVFIGFVLLLILEESTARNNKDNGDAHLSSKTWNPNGEQGDSASDKKIFLVQFSRSGLVWQNEFKNKHSKKFKDLSDRIEREFSDHSSFSQSGEILTWHVSRLQQNEMEVIINLRVRTTTHMSPEKLSTMVSETNMNNTVIYVKELTISIFPESSTSFLTHLSSSVILQTSSQTLDAPTTQTTSPMSTTPRWTTTHFSLTTVSSTSLISPSFSEKFMTSSEVHVIEEDPVTEDLTVIVPTEKSPIKTQPTVPEPSIKFVVSMKVGSYNYTPEMADPESAVFKKVAKEIENTLYEELCRKKLLDCIAVEVFKLEKGSVIVSYNVHMASSTNYKQSHVNNVITDSANSGQLGRLKVSDVEVKKGDKEEEQSDSSSSRVFVYVLCGVGALLVIALIIAAISKYYNRRKNSVQVLEVASNDGGSDR from the exons GTGATGCGCATTTAAGCTCAAAAACGTGGAACCCTAATGGTGAACAGGGTGACTCAGCTTCGGATAAGAAAATCTTTTTGGTCCAGTTTAGTCGGAGCGGTTTAGTATGGCAgaatgaatttaaaaacaaacacagcAAAAAATTCAAGGATCTTTCAGATCGGATCGAAAGAGAATTCAGTGACCACAGCTCGTTTAGCCAAAGCGGCGAGATCCTCACCTGGCATGTCTCTAGGCTGCAGCAGAACGAAATGGAAGTCATCATTAACTTACGCGTGCGCACCACCACGCACATGTCACCCGAGAAATTGTCGACCATGGTGTCAGAAACTAACATGAACAATACCGTTATTTATGTGAAGGAGTTAACCATATCGATCTTTCCAGAGTCAAGCACGTCATTTCTGACACATTTGTCGTCTTCAGTCATTCTTCAGACGTCGTCGCAAACACTGGATGCGCCTACAACACAGACAACATCACCGATGTCAACCACGCCCCGATGGACCACAACACATTTTTCACTCACGACAGTATCATCAACGTCATTGATCAGCCCATCTTTTTCCGAAAAGTTTATGACTAGCTCAGAGGTCCATGTAATAGAAGAAGACCCTGTCACAGAAGACTTAACTGTGATCGTCCCTACCGAAAAATCACCAATTAAAACGCAACCAACAGTACCGGAACCTTCTATCAAGTTTGTGGTCTCAATGAAAGTGGGCTCTTACAACTACACTCCGGAAATGGCAGATCCAGAAAGCGCCGTTTTCAAGAAGGTAGCTAAAGAGATAGAAAACACCCTATACGAAGAGTTATGCCGGAAGAAATTACTAGACTGCATCGCTGTTGAAGTATTCAAGCTCGAGAAAGGCAGTGTAATTGTGTCCTATAACGTCCATATGGCTTCTTCGACCAATTACAAACAGTCGCACGTAAATAACGTCATCACTGATTCGGCGAATAGTGGCCAGCTGGGACGTTTGAAAGTGAGCGATGTGGAGGTGAAAAAAGGAGATAAAGAAGAGGAGCAAAGCGATAGTTCATCGTCACGTGTTTTCGTTTACGTTCTCTGCGGAGTCGGTGCCTTATTGGTGATTGCATTGATCATAGCTGCCATTTCTAAG TACTATAACCGAAGAAAGAACTCCGTCCAAGTTCTTGAGGTTGCCTCCAACGATGGCGGCTCGGACCGTTAA
- the LOC131796457 gene encoding NPC intracellular cholesterol transporter 1-like, whose product MTLHPCTCAGNKAIGMTSLQSIVLFLWLSTLCIAQKNFINHTKGYCIWYDQCTTGDKPLNCFYNGPAKNLTDPEGVQILNSLCPELRGQHTCCSTEQLVALDENLQTMLELTNRCPACWNNIRRLYCQLTCSQDQSLFTNPNLVIPVSEGREAVVRVEYFVSPQFKQGLFESCKDLTLEGYTNLKLFCGTIGSDEKPECTPESMIRYMQSTESGLAPYAFDIYFPDILPRNLSWMNETTFKCNKPFIDPQSNKTANVCTCQDCVGSCPRRLEQLIITSTHPTPTGYHRYGDDKWIPFGPMFHMELLNQALDLQNAITNLKVPFGDSSVTFADICFKPMGHLPFAPNTTEQCEIQSAFQYFQNNKTKLNKCLTTLGYNCSDPSVPDFHDHLLFCTRCPSCSMDSRLKEPCISAFGGVINPKLVLGGYPYDVYQNATTLMIYFAVNNYKDESKLAEVITWEKAFKEFMADYVNNTAHANLTIAYFTPELRSNDVEVQFDLRA is encoded by the exons ATGACCCTGCATCCTTGTACCTGCGCTGGAAACAAAGCCATTGGAATGACGTCCCTTCAATCAATTGTGCTTTTTCTGTGGTTGAGTACATTGTGCATAGCCCAG AAAAATTTCATAAACCACACGAAGGGCTATTGCATCTGGTATGATCAGTGTACCACTGGCGATAAACCACTCAACTGCTTCTATAACGGACCAGCTAAAAATTTAACCGATCCAGAAGGCGTGCAGATACTGAACAGTTTATGTCCAGAATTAAGGGGTCAACATACTTGCTGTTCGACCGAACAGCTGGTGGCGTTGGATGAGAACTTGCAAACGATGTTGGAGCTTACCAATCGTTGTCCTGCCTGCTGGAACAACATTAGGAGGTTGTACTGTCAGCTGACATGCAGTCAAGATCAGTCGCTTTTCACGAATCCCAATCTTGTCATCCCAGTGTCTGAGGGGAGAGAAGCCGTTGTCAGGGTGGAGTACTTTGTATCACCCCAATTCAAACAAGGTCTGTTCGAGTCCTGCAAGGACCTAACCCTTGAGGGGTACACGAACTTAAAATTGTTCTGTGGTACGATAGGGTCAGATGAGAAGCCTGAGTGTACCCCAGAAAGTATGATCCGTTACATGCAAAGCACGGAAAGCGGACTGGCACCATACGCTTTTGATATCTACTTCCCTGACATATTACCAAGAAACCTGTCGTGGATGAACGAAACTACTTTCAAATGCAACAAGCCTTTTATCGATCCGCAATCGAACAAGACAGCAAACGTTTGTACCTGTCAAGACTGTGTCGGCTCCTGTCCGAGGCGATTAGAACAGTTGATCATAACATCCACGCACCCCACTCCGACAGGGTATCACAGGTATGGAGACGACAAGTGGATTCCTTTTGGGCCAATGTTTCACATGGAACTCTTAAATCAG gCCCTAGATCTTCAAAATGCTATCACGAACTTAAAAGTGCCATTTGGGGATTCCAGCGTTACCTTCGCGGACATTTGCTTTAAACCGATGGGCCACCTACCTTTTGCTCCTAACACGACCGAACAATGCGAAATCCAGAGTGCCTTCCAGTATTTCCAGAATAACAAAACGAAGTTGAACAAATGCCTTACTACCTTAGGCTATAATTGTAGCGATCCAAGCGTTCCTGACTTCCACGATCACCTCTTGTTTTGCACGAG ATGTCCCTCGTGTTCAATGGATTCGCGACTCAAAGAACCCTGCATCAGTGCGTTTGGAGGTGTTATAAACCCTAAACTTGTATTGGGTGGATACCCGTACGATGTATACCAAAACGCTACAACCCTAATGATTTACTTTGCagtaaataattataaagaCGAAAGCAAGCTGGCAGAAGTAATTACTTGGGAAAAGGCCTTCAAGGAGTTCATGGCAGATTATGTAAATAACACCGCGCACGCCAATCTCACTATTGCATACTTTACACCAGAATTGAGATCTAATGACGTTGAGGTCCAGTTTGACCTAAGAGCTTAG